The following coding sequences are from one Gemmatimonadota bacterium window:
- the nrfD gene encoding polysulfide reductase NrfD — protein sequence MAVIAHDPSLPTQTHGEVTRDVLATITSKPTKGYYILLGTMAFLTAVLLGTVTLLLKEGLGLAGYAPPIMWSVYITTFVFWVGIGHAGTLISAILFLFRSPWRTAVYRATEAMTVFAVMTAALFPIIHIGRQWIFYWLIPYPNARYLWPNFKSPLLWDVFAISTYLTVSSTFLMVGLVPDIAAVRDHVSGWRKKLYGALALGWTGADSQWRHYSRAYLYLAALATPLVLSVHSVVSWDFAVSIVPGWHGTIFAPYFVAGAIYSGIGMVLTLMIPLRKVLKVEHMITDYHFDNLSKLTLFTGTILFYAYAMEYFVAWYSGSTFEQVTFWRRAFGPAWWAGWTMIICNAFVSQLLWFKKIRTNLTSLFIISIFINLGMWFERYVIVTSSLSNDYVPYAWGQMNPTWADWLVLLGSFGWFGLWFTLFYKNFPIVAIQEIKEMIPMPRRKASSHGGAH from the coding sequence ATGGCCGTGATCGCGCACGATCCGTCCCTGCCGACCCAGACCCACGGTGAAGTCACCCGTGACGTCCTGGCGACCATCACGTCGAAGCCGACCAAGGGCTACTACATCCTGCTCGGCACCATGGCGTTCCTCACCGCGGTGCTTCTCGGCACGGTGACGCTGTTGTTGAAGGAGGGCCTCGGCCTCGCCGGCTACGCCCCGCCGATCATGTGGTCGGTGTACATCACGACCTTCGTCTTCTGGGTCGGTATCGGCCACGCCGGCACGCTGATCTCGGCGATTCTCTTCCTCTTCCGCTCGCCGTGGCGTACCGCGGTGTACCGGGCGACGGAAGCGATGACGGTGTTCGCCGTCATGACGGCCGCGCTCTTCCCGATCATCCACATCGGCCGGCAGTGGATCTTCTACTGGCTGATCCCGTACCCGAACGCGCGCTACCTCTGGCCGAACTTCAAGTCGCCGCTGCTCTGGGACGTCTTCGCGATCTCGACCTACCTCACGGTGTCGTCGACCTTCCTCATGGTCGGCCTCGTGCCGGACATCGCGGCGGTCCGTGACCACGTCAGCGGCTGGCGGAAGAAGCTCTACGGTGCGCTCGCGCTCGGCTGGACCGGCGCGGACTCGCAGTGGCGCCACTACAGCCGCGCCTACCTGTACCTGGCCGCCCTCGCGACGCCGCTGGTGCTCTCGGTGCACTCGGTCGTTTCGTGGGACTTCGCCGTCTCGATCGTGCCGGGCTGGCACGGGACGATCTTCGCCCCGTACTTCGTTGCCGGCGCGATCTATTCCGGCATCGGCATGGTGCTGACGCTGATGATCCCGCTCCGCAAGGTGCTCAAGGTCGAGCACATGATCACCGACTACCACTTCGACAACCTCTCGAAGCTGACGCTGTTCACTGGCACGATCCTCTTCTACGCCTACGCGATGGAGTACTTCGTCGCCTGGTACTCGGGGAGCACCTTCGAGCAGGTGACCTTCTGGCGGCGCGCGTTCGGCCCGGCCTGGTGGGCCGGCTGGACGATGATCATCTGCAACGCCTTCGTCTCGCAGCTGCTCTGGTTCAAGAAGATCCGGACCAACCTGACGTCGCTCTTCATCATCTCGATCTTCATCAACCTCGGGATGTGGTTCGAGCGCTACGTCATCGTCACGTCGTCGCTGTCGAATGACTACGTCCCGTACGCCTGGGGCCAGATGAACCCGACGTGGGCGGACTGGCTCGTCCTGCTCGGCTCCTTCGGCTGGTTCGGCCTCTGGTTCACGCTGTTCTACAAGAACTTCCCCATCGTGGCGATCCAGGAGATCAAGGAAATGATCCCGATGCCCCGCCGGAAGGCGTCCAGCCACGGGGGGGCGCACTGA